One window of Balearica regulorum gibbericeps isolate bBalReg1 chromosome 20, bBalReg1.pri, whole genome shotgun sequence genomic DNA carries:
- the OLFM1 gene encoding noelin isoform X2 codes for MQPASKLLTLCFLILMGTELTQVLPTNPEESWQVYSSAQDSEGRCICTVVAPQQTMCSRDARTKQLRQLLEKVQNMSQSIEVLDRRTQRDLQYVEKMENQMRGLESKFKQVEESHKQHLARQFKAIKAKMEELRPLIPVLEEYKADAKLVLQFKEEVQNLTSVLNELQEEIGAYDYEELQNRVSNLEERLRACMQKLACGKLTGISDPITIKTSGSRFGSWMTDPLAPEGENKVWYMDSYHNNRFVREYKSMADFMNTDNFTSHRLPHPWSGTGQVVYNGSIYFNKYQSHIIIRFDLKTETILKTRSLDYAGYNNMYHYAWGGHSDIDLMVDENGLWAVYATNQNAGNIVISKLDPNTLQSLQTWNTSYPKRSAGEAFIICGTLYVTNGYSGGTKVHYAYQTNASTYEYIDIPFQNKYSHISMLDYNPKDRALYAWNNGHQILYNVTLFHVIRSDEL; via the exons ATGCAACCGGCAAGCAAGCTCCTGACCCTCTGCTTTCTCATCCTGATGGGCACAGAACTCACTCAA GTGTTGCCTACCAACCCAGAGGAAAGCTGGCAGGTCTACAGCTCTGCCCAAGACAGCGAAGGACGTTGTATATGCACAGTGGTGGCACCTCAACAGACGATGTGCTCGCGTGATGCCAGGACAAAGCAGCTGAGACAACTATTAGAAAAG GTGCAAAACATGTCCCAGTCAATAGAGGTGTTGGACAGGCGGACTCAAAGAGACCTACAGTACGTTGAGAAGATGGAAAACCAGATGAGGGGACTGGAATCAAAATTTAAGCAAGTGGAAGAAAGCCACAAGCAGCACCTGGCAAGGCAGTTTAAG GCAATAAAAGCGAAAATGGAGGAACTTAGGCCTTTGATACCAGTGTTGGAAGAGTACAAAGCCGATGCAAAATTGGTATTGCAGTTTAAAGAGGAGGTCCAGAATCTGACGTCAGTTCTAAACGAACTCCAGGAAGAGATTGGCGCCTATGACTACGAAGAGCTTCAGAACAGAGTGTCAAATCTTGAAGAAAGGCTTCGTGCATGCATGCAAAAATTAG CTTGTGGCAAGCTGACGGGAATAAGTGACCCGATCACAATTAAAACCTCGGGGTCCAGGTTCGGATCGTGGATGACAGACCCTCTCGCTCCCGAGGGAGAGAACAAG GTCTGGTACATGGACAGCTACCACAACAACCGCTTCGTCCGTGAATATAAATCCATGGCAGATTTCATGAATACTGACAATTTTACCTCTCACCGTCTCCCTCACCCGTGGTCGGGCACCGGTCAAGTGGTCTACAATGGCTCTATCTATTTCAATAAATACCAAAGCCACATAATTATCAGGTTTGACTTGAAAACAGAGACCATTCTCAAGACTCGCAGCCTGGATTATGCCGGCTACAACAACATGTACCACTACGCCTGGGGTGGCCACTCGGACATTGACCTCATGGTGGACGAGAACGGGCTGTGGGCCGTCTACGCCACCAACCAGAACGCGGGCAACATCGTCATCAGCAAGTTGGACCCCAACACCCTGCAGAGCCTCCAGACCTGGAACACCAGCTACCCGAAACGCAGCGCCGGGGAGGCCTTCATCATCTGCGGCACGCTCTACGTCACCAACGGCTACTCGGGAGGTACCAAGGTGCACTACGCTTACCAGACCAACGCCTCCACCTACGAGTACATCGACATCCCCTTCCAAAACAAGTACTCGCACATTTCCATGTTGGACTACAACCCCAAGGATCGGGCCCTCTACGCCTGGAACAACGGGCACCAAATACTTTACAATGTCACCCTCTTCCACGTCATCAGGTCTGACGAGTTGTAG
- the OLFM1 gene encoding noelin isoform X4: MQPASKLLTLCFLILMGTELTQVLPTNPEESWQVYSSAQDSEGRCICTVVAPQQTMCSRDARTKQLRQLLEKVQNMSQSIEVLDRRTQRDLQYVEKMENQMRGLESKFKQVEESHKQHLARQFKG; encoded by the exons ATGCAACCGGCAAGCAAGCTCCTGACCCTCTGCTTTCTCATCCTGATGGGCACAGAACTCACTCAA GTGTTGCCTACCAACCCAGAGGAAAGCTGGCAGGTCTACAGCTCTGCCCAAGACAGCGAAGGACGTTGTATATGCACAGTGGTGGCACCTCAACAGACGATGTGCTCGCGTGATGCCAGGACAAAGCAGCTGAGACAACTATTAGAAAAG GTGCAAAACATGTCCCAGTCAATAGAGGTGTTGGACAGGCGGACTCAAAGAGACCTACAGTACGTTGAGAAGATGGAAAACCAGATGAGGGGACTGGAATCAAAATTTAAGCAAGTGGAAGAAAGCCACAAGCAGCACCTGGCAAGGCAGTTTAAG GGCTAA
- the OLFM1 gene encoding noelin isoform X1 encodes MSVPLLKIGVVLSTMAMITNWMSQTLPSLVGLNTTKLTAATGGTLDRSTGVLPTNPEESWQVYSSAQDSEGRCICTVVAPQQTMCSRDARTKQLRQLLEKVQNMSQSIEVLDRRTQRDLQYVEKMENQMRGLESKFKQVEESHKQHLARQFKAIKAKMEELRPLIPVLEEYKADAKLVLQFKEEVQNLTSVLNELQEEIGAYDYEELQNRVSNLEERLRACMQKLACGKLTGISDPITIKTSGSRFGSWMTDPLAPEGENKVWYMDSYHNNRFVREYKSMADFMNTDNFTSHRLPHPWSGTGQVVYNGSIYFNKYQSHIIIRFDLKTETILKTRSLDYAGYNNMYHYAWGGHSDIDLMVDENGLWAVYATNQNAGNIVISKLDPNTLQSLQTWNTSYPKRSAGEAFIICGTLYVTNGYSGGTKVHYAYQTNASTYEYIDIPFQNKYSHISMLDYNPKDRALYAWNNGHQILYNVTLFHVIRSDEL; translated from the exons ATGTCTGTGCCTTTACTCAAGATTGGAGTCGTCCTCAGCACCATGGCCATGATCACCAACTGGATGTCGCAGACGCTGCCCTCCCTCGTGGGGCTCAACACCACCAAACTCACGGCGGCCACGGGCGGCACCTTGGACCGCAGCACGGGA GTGTTGCCTACCAACCCAGAGGAAAGCTGGCAGGTCTACAGCTCTGCCCAAGACAGCGAAGGACGTTGTATATGCACAGTGGTGGCACCTCAACAGACGATGTGCTCGCGTGATGCCAGGACAAAGCAGCTGAGACAACTATTAGAAAAG GTGCAAAACATGTCCCAGTCAATAGAGGTGTTGGACAGGCGGACTCAAAGAGACCTACAGTACGTTGAGAAGATGGAAAACCAGATGAGGGGACTGGAATCAAAATTTAAGCAAGTGGAAGAAAGCCACAAGCAGCACCTGGCAAGGCAGTTTAAG GCAATAAAAGCGAAAATGGAGGAACTTAGGCCTTTGATACCAGTGTTGGAAGAGTACAAAGCCGATGCAAAATTGGTATTGCAGTTTAAAGAGGAGGTCCAGAATCTGACGTCAGTTCTAAACGAACTCCAGGAAGAGATTGGCGCCTATGACTACGAAGAGCTTCAGAACAGAGTGTCAAATCTTGAAGAAAGGCTTCGTGCATGCATGCAAAAATTAG CTTGTGGCAAGCTGACGGGAATAAGTGACCCGATCACAATTAAAACCTCGGGGTCCAGGTTCGGATCGTGGATGACAGACCCTCTCGCTCCCGAGGGAGAGAACAAG GTCTGGTACATGGACAGCTACCACAACAACCGCTTCGTCCGTGAATATAAATCCATGGCAGATTTCATGAATACTGACAATTTTACCTCTCACCGTCTCCCTCACCCGTGGTCGGGCACCGGTCAAGTGGTCTACAATGGCTCTATCTATTTCAATAAATACCAAAGCCACATAATTATCAGGTTTGACTTGAAAACAGAGACCATTCTCAAGACTCGCAGCCTGGATTATGCCGGCTACAACAACATGTACCACTACGCCTGGGGTGGCCACTCGGACATTGACCTCATGGTGGACGAGAACGGGCTGTGGGCCGTCTACGCCACCAACCAGAACGCGGGCAACATCGTCATCAGCAAGTTGGACCCCAACACCCTGCAGAGCCTCCAGACCTGGAACACCAGCTACCCGAAACGCAGCGCCGGGGAGGCCTTCATCATCTGCGGCACGCTCTACGTCACCAACGGCTACTCGGGAGGTACCAAGGTGCACTACGCTTACCAGACCAACGCCTCCACCTACGAGTACATCGACATCCCCTTCCAAAACAAGTACTCGCACATTTCCATGTTGGACTACAACCCCAAGGATCGGGCCCTCTACGCCTGGAACAACGGGCACCAAATACTTTACAATGTCACCCTCTTCCACGTCATCAGGTCTGACGAGTTGTAG
- the OLFM1 gene encoding noelin isoform X3 has product MCSRDARTKQLRQLLEKVQNMSQSIEVLDRRTQRDLQYVEKMENQMRGLESKFKQVEESHKQHLARQFKAIKAKMEELRPLIPVLEEYKADAKLVLQFKEEVQNLTSVLNELQEEIGAYDYEELQNRVSNLEERLRACMQKLACGKLTGISDPITIKTSGSRFGSWMTDPLAPEGENKVWYMDSYHNNRFVREYKSMADFMNTDNFTSHRLPHPWSGTGQVVYNGSIYFNKYQSHIIIRFDLKTETILKTRSLDYAGYNNMYHYAWGGHSDIDLMVDENGLWAVYATNQNAGNIVISKLDPNTLQSLQTWNTSYPKRSAGEAFIICGTLYVTNGYSGGTKVHYAYQTNASTYEYIDIPFQNKYSHISMLDYNPKDRALYAWNNGHQILYNVTLFHVIRSDEL; this is encoded by the exons ATGTGCTCGCGTGATGCCAGGACAAAGCAGCTGAGACAACTATTAGAAAAG GTGCAAAACATGTCCCAGTCAATAGAGGTGTTGGACAGGCGGACTCAAAGAGACCTACAGTACGTTGAGAAGATGGAAAACCAGATGAGGGGACTGGAATCAAAATTTAAGCAAGTGGAAGAAAGCCACAAGCAGCACCTGGCAAGGCAGTTTAAG GCAATAAAAGCGAAAATGGAGGAACTTAGGCCTTTGATACCAGTGTTGGAAGAGTACAAAGCCGATGCAAAATTGGTATTGCAGTTTAAAGAGGAGGTCCAGAATCTGACGTCAGTTCTAAACGAACTCCAGGAAGAGATTGGCGCCTATGACTACGAAGAGCTTCAGAACAGAGTGTCAAATCTTGAAGAAAGGCTTCGTGCATGCATGCAAAAATTAG CTTGTGGCAAGCTGACGGGAATAAGTGACCCGATCACAATTAAAACCTCGGGGTCCAGGTTCGGATCGTGGATGACAGACCCTCTCGCTCCCGAGGGAGAGAACAAG GTCTGGTACATGGACAGCTACCACAACAACCGCTTCGTCCGTGAATATAAATCCATGGCAGATTTCATGAATACTGACAATTTTACCTCTCACCGTCTCCCTCACCCGTGGTCGGGCACCGGTCAAGTGGTCTACAATGGCTCTATCTATTTCAATAAATACCAAAGCCACATAATTATCAGGTTTGACTTGAAAACAGAGACCATTCTCAAGACTCGCAGCCTGGATTATGCCGGCTACAACAACATGTACCACTACGCCTGGGGTGGCCACTCGGACATTGACCTCATGGTGGACGAGAACGGGCTGTGGGCCGTCTACGCCACCAACCAGAACGCGGGCAACATCGTCATCAGCAAGTTGGACCCCAACACCCTGCAGAGCCTCCAGACCTGGAACACCAGCTACCCGAAACGCAGCGCCGGGGAGGCCTTCATCATCTGCGGCACGCTCTACGTCACCAACGGCTACTCGGGAGGTACCAAGGTGCACTACGCTTACCAGACCAACGCCTCCACCTACGAGTACATCGACATCCCCTTCCAAAACAAGTACTCGCACATTTCCATGTTGGACTACAACCCCAAGGATCGGGCCCTCTACGCCTGGAACAACGGGCACCAAATACTTTACAATGTCACCCTCTTCCACGTCATCAGGTCTGACGAGTTGTAG